In Spirochaetaceae bacterium, a single window of DNA contains:
- a CDS encoding type II toxin-antitoxin system HipA family toxin: MTSERDCFVYIVLPGATEFVTAGRFRWIDDGAAAVGRFVYGRSYRDRADAVELDPVELRLSAQVYETARMQGFFGATRDSMPDFWGRRVIERNSGTTELGEFDYLVQGPDDRAGALGFGHTVAPPAARRRFNRTLNLAALQRAADAVLDDDREAAGAAADRVEELLLLGTSMGGARPKAVVEHDGGLWLAKFGRTDDRWNESRVEHGMLALARACGLYVADSRIEAVAGRDVLLVRRFDRERVDDGATAAGHRRHRMVSALTLLRTGDGLADRGDWSYLTLADEVRRASARPEHDLRELFGRICFNAAVSNLDDHPRNHALLARGRQWRLSPAYDLTPFARGGAGTA; this comes from the coding sequence ATGACTTCTGAACGCGACTGCTTCGTCTACATCGTGCTGCCCGGCGCCACCGAGTTCGTGACCGCCGGGCGCTTCCGCTGGATCGACGACGGCGCCGCGGCGGTCGGCCGCTTCGTGTATGGCCGCTCCTACCGCGATCGAGCCGATGCGGTCGAATTGGATCCCGTCGAGTTGCGCCTTTCCGCCCAGGTGTACGAGACGGCGCGCATGCAGGGGTTCTTCGGCGCGACCCGGGATTCGATGCCCGATTTCTGGGGACGGCGCGTGATCGAGCGCAACTCCGGCACCACGGAACTCGGCGAGTTCGACTACCTGGTGCAGGGGCCGGACGACCGCGCCGGAGCGCTGGGTTTCGGGCATACCGTCGCGCCGCCCGCCGCGCGGCGCCGGTTCAACCGGACGCTGAACCTTGCCGCACTGCAGCGGGCCGCCGATGCCGTCCTGGACGACGATCGGGAAGCCGCGGGGGCCGCCGCGGATCGGGTCGAGGAGCTGCTCCTGCTCGGCACGTCGATGGGCGGGGCGCGCCCCAAGGCGGTGGTGGAGCACGACGGTGGCCTGTGGCTCGCCAAATTTGGACGCACCGATGACCGCTGGAACGAGTCGCGGGTCGAGCACGGCATGCTCGCCCTTGCCCGGGCATGCGGCCTGTATGTTGCCGACAGCCGGATCGAGGCGGTTGCAGGACGCGACGTGCTGCTGGTGCGGCGGTTCGACCGCGAGCGGGTAGATGACGGTGCAACCGCGGCCGGCCATCGCCGCCACCGGATGGTCAGCGCCCTGACGCTGCTGCGCACCGGGGACGGGCTTGCAGACCGTGGCGACTGGTCCTACCTGACGCTCGCCGACGAGGTGCGCCGCGCGAGCGCGCGACCGGAACACGATCTGCGTGAGTTGTTCGGCCGGATCTGCTTCAACGCGGCGGTGTCCAACCTGGACGATCATCCGCGTAATCACGCACTCCTGGCGAGGGGACGCCAGTGGCGGCTGAGTCCGGCCTACGACCTGACCCCCTTCGCCCGTGGTGGCGCAGGAACGGCGTGA
- a CDS encoding helix-turn-helix domain-containing protein, translating to MTRLTRLAGAPPAAVEEALQRLGRNIRTARLRRNLPQAALAERMGVSRFVVADVERGKPTTGVAAYIGALWVLGLLGGMTEVADPDRDEEGKALERTRSPRRARGRRPLSDDF from the coding sequence ATGACGAGGCTCACGAGACTCGCCGGCGCTCCCCCGGCCGCGGTCGAGGAAGCGCTGCAGCGGCTGGGGCGGAACATCCGCACGGCGCGGCTGCGCCGCAACCTCCCGCAAGCCGCGCTGGCCGAGCGCATGGGCGTGTCCCGGTTCGTGGTAGCCGACGTGGAGCGAGGCAAGCCGACGACCGGCGTTGCCGCCTACATCGGCGCACTGTGGGTGCTCGGTCTGCTCGGCGGCATGACCGAGGTGGCAGATCCTGATCGTGACGAGGAAGGCAAGGCTCTGGAACGCACTCGCAGCCCACGGCGCGCGCGGGGCCGCCGGCCGCTGAGTGATGACTTCTGA